The segment GAAATGGATCCACAACTGGAAGCGCAACGGCTGGAAAACCGCCGCCAGGAAACCGGTCAAGAATGTCGATCTGTGGAAACGCCTGGAGCAGGTGATGGAGCCCCACGACATCGAGTGGCACTGGGTCAAGGGGCATGCCGGGCACCCGGACAATGAACGCGCCGACGAACTCGCCCGCGCCGCGATCATCCCGGTCGGCTGACGGATCACCCGGGACTCAACAGCGGAACGAAAACGGGGGCCAGATGGCCCCCGCAATCTTTTCGAATGGCTGAAAGCCTAGAGGTGTTCGAGGACACTCTCGGCCGAGCTCTTCTCGAAGGCGCCGGCCTCGTCGAGAAGAACTTCCGTTACCGTGCCGTCGTCGACGATCAGCGCGAAGCGCTGACTGCGCACGCCCAGACCCCGGTCCACGAGATCGAGTTCCATGCCAAGCTGCTTGGTGAAGGCGGCCGAGCCGTCGGCCAGCATCAGCACAGTGTCGCCGACGGACTGATCCTTGCCCCAGGCTTCCATGACGAACGGGTCGTTGACGGCCATGCAGGCAATCGTGTCGACACCCTTTGCCTTGAGATCACCGGCCTTCTGCACGAAACCGGGCAGATGCTGCGCCGAGCAGGTCGGTGTGAAGGCGCCGGGCACCGAAAACAGAACGACCTTCTTGCCGCCGAACAGGTCGTCGGTCGAGACCTGGTCGATGCCGTCCGCCGTCTTGTGAGCGAGTGCACTCGCCGGAATCTTGTCGCCTACGTTGATCGCCATCTGTCTCTCCTCGATCAGGTGTGTTTCGGGCCGTCCGAACAATCGCGTCCGAACCGACCGCGTCATTGATATCGGTTCGCAACATAGTCTGAATTACGGAAAGTTACAGCCTCGGATCGAAGGAAAATCCGGCGGGAACGACTATTTTTCGGCGACCGCCGTCGTCATGCCGGCCTCGGTGAGCC is part of the Alphaproteobacteria bacterium genome and harbors:
- a CDS encoding peroxiredoxin; the protein is MAINVGDKIPASALAHKTADGIDQVSTDDLFGGKKVVLFSVPGAFTPTCSAQHLPGFVQKAGDLKAKGVDTIACMAVNDPFVMEAWGKDQSVGDTVLMLADGSAAFTKQLGMELDLVDRGLGVRSQRFALIVDDGTVTEVLLDEAGAFEKSSAESVLEHL